Proteins co-encoded in one Pocillopora verrucosa isolate sample1 chromosome 1, ASM3666991v2, whole genome shotgun sequence genomic window:
- the LOC131799745 gene encoding mucin-2 encodes MLVFVVFQVLFTLGSSFDIFDENCLISTNLLRRRHGVPDLTWSEALAADARTWATFLAESDTFEHDYSSMQDKHQGENLAFFKPYKAKCQGPKRDDCVQCREIVDGWYDEVKNYDFGMGKPKTPGGVVMHFTQEVWKNSRQFGIGTAKSNKYGFIAVARYSPRGNRGGPAIFKDNVFPPGTISDPTASVNTSTQSPPTPTRPGTLLMNDATAAATPASGGGSIPTPLPSATSPNTGVPKNGSATVFPPTREPPGPAPKNNSQCQYFVVNSTTSTYAVVQKCRGRPNVTLIPEGNMTTPKPEQSTGITTTQTVPTTAQPETLTTTKTTAGSQSTKTTAPTTGTLKPESTTATTVSPEVTTDETTMTATTKPELITTQTTTTTLKPEQTFPTSSLSLTPPETTASTTTTSSSEITTSKPTTTPPPQQFPATTPAQTTPTTGTTMKPDLTTTSSTLNSESTTTTGTPTTKNPPQTFPEQTTPTPGTTLKPQMTTASSTAGPEQTTLTTTTTSNPPQQFPTTPVQTTSTSETTTKPELTKPSSTGSPGETVPTTTPPQQFPTTAAQTTPTTVTTTKPELTSQTISSASKPSRLSTTASTEITTSQGATTPTVTTSTGKTTARPTTKPSTLSSAQTTTGTTLSTLTSTTTVGQETTKPTTKPGITNITTTQTTKSTVTTGPKPTSVPLTTKPLPLNPCEPNPCKNGGTCEVKEGNATCTCPEGYWGPLCQDRGPNADESKDALMLHNMYRAMHQAPLLTWNKEMAAKAQDWADKLAREQRLIHENESATDYGENLAEVGSDDKALLRAIDAWYTEVGLYNFKEPKFSKDSGHFSQLVWGASNELGMAKAKTKDNLNVYVVARYKPAGNVVNLFESNVKPKQ; translated from the exons ATGcttgtttttgtggtttttcaaGTCTTGTTCACCCTGG GCTCGTCATTCgatatttttgacgaaaactGCTTAATTTCGACCAATTTATTGAGAAGGCGACATGGTGTTCCAGACCTCACTTGGTCAGAAGCTCTCGCAGCTGATGCTCGCACATGGGCAACTTTCTTGGCTGAAAGTGACACTTTCGAACACGATTATAGCAGTATGCAAGACAAACACCAAGGAGAAAATTTGGCTTTCTTCAAGCCGTACAAGGCGAAGTGTCAAGGACCCAAGAGGGACGACTGCGTTCAGTGTCGAGAGATCGTTGACGGCTGGTACGATGAGGTCAAAAATTATGACTTTGGAATGGGAAAACCCAAAACGCCCGGGGGCGTGGTAATGCATTTTACACAG GAAGTATGGAAAAACTCCCGTCAGTTTGGTATTGGAACTGCAAAGAGCAACAAGTACGGTTTCATAGCTGTGGCTCGGTACAGTCCTCGTGGAAACAGAGGGGGACccgccatttttaaagacaatgtTTTTCCTCCGG gaACCATTTCAGACCCGACAGCTTCAGTCAATACTTCTACCCAGTCCCCTCCAACGCCCACTAGGCCAGGGACTCTTCTTATGAACGACGCGACTGCTGCCGCTACCCCTGCATCAG gcGGAGGTAGCATCCCCACTCCACTGCCTTCGGCTACTTCACCAAACACTGGTGTGCCGAAAAACGGCAGCGCTACTGTTTTTCCGCCAACTCGAGAACCACCCG GTCCTGCACCGAAAAATAACTCTCAGTGCCAATATTTTGTGGTGAACAGTACGACCTCCACTTATGCCGTTGTTCAAA AATGTCGTGGTAGACCTAACGTCACCTTAATTCCCGAAG GGAATATGACAACTCCCAAACCAGAACAATCTACGGGAATAACAACAACTCAAACAGTCCCAACAACAGCGCAACCAGAAACATTAACGACAACAAAAACCACGGCTGGCTCACAATCAACAAAAACCACTGCCCCGACCACTGGAACATTAAAACCAGAATCAACAACAGCTACAACTGTTAGTCCTGAGGTAACGACGGACGAAACAACCATGACCGCTACCACAAAACCTGAGCTAATAACTACACAAACAACCACAACCACGCTGAAACCAGAACAGACATTCCCAACTTCCTCACTGTCACTAACCCCACCAGAAACAACGGCAAGTACAACTACGACGAGTAGTTCAGAGATCACAACATCAAAACCAACGACTACGCCTCCTCCACAACAATTTCCGGCAACTACGCCTGCACAGACAACACCAACTACAGGAACCACGATGAAACCAGATCTGACCACCACTTCATCTACACTAAATTCTGAGTCCACAACTACAACTGGGACACCCACAACTAAGAATCCTCCACAAACGTTTCCTGAACAGACAACACCTACCCCAGGAACCACTTTAAAACCACAGATGACAACTGCTTCCTCGACAGCGGGCCCAGAACAAACAACTTTGACTACGACTACCACAAGTAATCCTCCACAGCAATTTCCAACAACACCTGTACAGACAACATCAACATCTgagacaacaacaaaaccagAATTAACAAAACCGTCATCCACGGGAAGCCCTGGAGAAACAGTACCCACAACTACTCCTCCTCAACAGTTTCCGACAACAGCTGCACAGACAACGCCAACGACTGTAACGACTACAAAGCCAGAGTTGACGTCACAAACGATTTCATCTGCTAGTAAACCATCAAGATTATCAACCACCGCATCCACAGAAATAACAACAAGTCAAGGGGCAACAACACCGACtgtaacaacatcaacaggtaAAACAACAGCCAGACCAACAACAAAACCTTCCACTTTATCCAGTGCTCAAACAACAACTGGTACTACGTTGTCAACATtgacatcaacaacaacagtagGACAAGAAACAACGAAACCCACAACAAAACCAGGGATAACAAATATTACGACAACACAAACGACCAAATCTACGGTTACAACAG GTCCAAAGCCTACCTCAGTCCCACTGACGACGAAGCCTCTGCCTTTAAACCCATGCGAGCCAAATCCTTGCAAGAACGGTGGCACCTGTGAAGTAAAGGAGGGCAATGCCACCTGTACGTGTCCTGAGGGATACTGGGGTCCTCTTTGTCAAGATAGAG GCCCCAATGCTGATGAAAGTAAAGATGCGTTGATGCTTCACAACATGTACAGAGCAATGCACCAGGCCCCGTTGTTAACTTGGAACAAGGAAATGGCAGCAAAAGCGCAGGACTGGGCCGACAAATTAGCCAGAGAACAGAGACTTATACATGAGAACGAGAGTGCGACTGATTATGGTGAAAATCTGGCCGAGGTTGGCAGTGATGATAAGGCATTACTGCGGGCAATTGATGCATGGTACACCGAAGTGGGACTGTACAACTTTAAAGAGCCTAAATTTTCAAAGGACAGTGGCCATTTTTCACAG ttggTTTGGGGTGCTTCAAATGAGCTTGGAATGGCAAAGGCAAAAACCAAAGACAACTTAAATGTGTACGTGGTGGCGCGATACAAACCAGCCGGAAACGTAGTCAATCTgtttgaatcaaatgtaaagccTAAACAGTAA